The following is a genomic window from Candidatus Omnitrophota bacterium.
TATAAAAATAATTCCATAAAAAAGTACACGGACGACCTTTCCGCCAAGCTGCCGGCTCCCGGAGGCGGCTCTGCCTCTGCCTTGACAGGGTGCCTGGGCGCGGCGCTTATTAACATGGTGCTGAATTTCACCATAGGCAAAGAAAAATACCGCGCGTATGAAGGCAGGTTGAAGCAGGCGTTAAAGCGCAATGCCGCGATACAGTCGCGTCTTCTGAATCTGGTTGACGAGGACGCGCGCGCCTACATATCCGGAAGCGCGAAAGAGTCATTAAAAGTGCCGTATGAGGCCTGCAAGCTCTGCCTTGAAGCGCTTTCTTCCTGCCCGAAATTAATAGGGATGACAAACAGAAATCTTATTACCGACATAGCCGATGCCGCCGTATTACTTGAGGCTTCACTTTCAGGCGCGTATTATAACGTTTTAATAAACTTGAAATATCTTCCAGATACACAGGGCAATAAAAAGATATTAAATGAACTTGATGTTATGAAGCGCAAGGCAGGCAAGCTAAGGAGCCGGACGGAGGAGCAAATTGGCAAACTTATTAGAAGGTAAAAAGATAGCAGAGGATATAAAGCAGGGCATAAAGGCGCGGGTAAGGGGAATAAAGGATAGGTACGCCCGTTCCCCGATACTTGCCAGCATACAGGTGGGGGAAAACGCGGCTTCGGCAGTATATCTGAAGGCGCAGAAGAAGACCGCGGAAGAGTTGGACATTGAGTACCGCCTTGAAACCTTGGAAGGCAGCATTACCGAGGCGCGCGCGCTGGAGATCATAAGCAAACTGAACGCGGACCCGAATATCAATGGGATCATCATACAGATGCCGCTGCCGGCTCATCTTGACGCGAAGGCGCTTTGTTCCCGCGTGCTTCCCGGCAAGGATGTGGAGGGTATGCATCCCGCGAATTTAGGGCGCATACTCAGTAAGGACGCGGGCATCATACCTTGCACTGCCGCGGCAGTAATAGAATTAATAAAGTCCACAAAGGTTGACCTTTACGGTAAAGAGGCGGTGATCGTCGGCCACAGCGAGATCGTGGGTAAGCCGGCTGCCCTGCTTCTTTTGAATGAGTTCGCCACGACTACCGTCTGCCACATCGCCACAAGCGATAAGGGAAGGCTGGCGGAACACGTAAAGCGGGCGGAGGTTCTTGTGGCAGCCGTAGGCAAGGCAGCCGTGATAAAGGGTGATTGGATCAAAGACGGCGCCATAGTGATCGACGTCGGCATTAACAGGGTAGACGGCAAGATCGTGGGCGATGTTGAATTTGAGCAGGCATCAAGGCGCGCTTCATTCATTACGCCTGTTCCCGGAGGGGTCGGGCCGCTCACCGTAACTATGCTGATGAGAAATGTAGTCAACGCGTTTATGCAGCAGGAGCCGATTAAGTGAGTTTTCGCGATAAACTAAACTCCGGAAAATTCATCCTTACTTCAGAAGTCGGCCCTCCCAAGGGTATAGAAACAGGCGAGATACTGCGCGGCGCAGAGCTTATCAGCAAGCGCGTTGACGCCGTCAACGTGACTGATCTGCAGAGCTCGGTTATGCGCCTTGGTTCCCTGGTGGTCTGTTTCCTTCTAAAACAAAAAGGCATTGAACCCGTATTGCAAGTCACCTGCCGCGACAGAAACCGTTTAGCGCTTCAGTCCGACCTGCTTTCCGCGGCTGCACTGGATATAGAGAACGTCCTGGTCCTGACAGGTGATCATCCCGCGTCGGGCGATCATCCACAGGCAAAACCGGTATTTGACCTTGATTCCGTGCAGCTGCTTGAGGCGGCAAAGACCTTGATGAGCGGCCGCGATATGGCGGGGAACGCGTTGTCAGGCAGGGCGCCTGACTTCTGCCTGGGGGCCGTAGTCAACCCCGGCTCTTCGCCGCTTGAGCCGCAGATCATCAAGATGGAAAAAAAGATCGAGGCAGGCGCTGAGTTCTTCCAGACGCAGGCAGTCTATGACATAAGATCATTTGAGGCCTTCCGTAAGAAGACAAGCCATCTTAAGACAAAGGTGCTTGCGGGCATTGTCCTGCTTAA
Proteins encoded in this region:
- a CDS encoding cyclodeaminase/cyclohydrolase family protein; translation: MYKNNSIKKYTDDLSAKLPAPGGGSASALTGCLGAALINMVLNFTIGKEKYRAYEGRLKQALKRNAAIQSRLLNLVDEDARAYISGSAKESLKVPYEACKLCLEALSSCPKLIGMTNRNLITDIADAAVLLEASLSGAYYNVLINLKYLPDTQGNKKILNELDVMKRKAGKLRSRTEEQIGKLIRR
- a CDS encoding methylenetetrahydrofolate reductase; amino-acid sequence: MSFRDKLNSGKFILTSEVGPPKGIETGEILRGAELISKRVDAVNVTDLQSSVMRLGSLVVCFLLKQKGIEPVLQVTCRDRNRLALQSDLLSAAALDIENVLVLTGDHPASGDHPQAKPVFDLDSVQLLEAAKTLMSGRDMAGNALSGRAPDFCLGAVVNPGSSPLEPQIIKMEKKIEAGAEFFQTQAVYDIRSFEAFRKKTSHLKTKVLAGIVLLKSAKMAQFMNKNVSGVFVPEDLIKEMESASSKEAKIERSVEIAARLIRELRPMCDGIHLMPLGWDDVVLRVLDASGL
- a CDS encoding bifunctional 5,10-methylenetetrahydrofolate dehydrogenase/5,10-methenyltetrahydrofolate cyclohydrolase; the encoded protein is MANLLEGKKIAEDIKQGIKARVRGIKDRYARSPILASIQVGENAASAVYLKAQKKTAEELDIEYRLETLEGSITEARALEIISKLNADPNINGIIIQMPLPAHLDAKALCSRVLPGKDVEGMHPANLGRILSKDAGIIPCTAAAVIELIKSTKVDLYGKEAVIVGHSEIVGKPAALLLLNEFATTTVCHIATSDKGRLAEHVKRAEVLVAAVGKAAVIKGDWIKDGAIVIDVGINRVDGKIVGDVEFEQASRRASFITPVPGGVGPLTVTMLMRNVVNAFMQQEPIK